The genomic DNA GGACTGGGCGTCCACGTTGGGCCAGGGGTTCTTCGCCTTGCCATGCTCCTGGAGTACCTTCGGCGCGACCTGGTAGACCATGTTGACCAGCTTGAAGAGCGGGTCGTCGGGCAGGTGCTTGAGGCAGAACTCCCGCTGGGAAGTGTAGCGGGGGTCGGTCTTGCGCAGCACCGCGTGACCGTAGCCGGGGATCACCTGGCCGGAGTTGAGGGTCTCCCACAAGGCCTTCTCGATGACCTCCTCGGTGGGCTCCTGGTTCCCCAGGCGGTCCATCAGGGCCTGGGTCCAGCGCAGCACCTCCTGGTTGGCCAGGCCGTGGAGCGGGCCGGCGAGTCCGTTGATGCCCGCGGAAAGAGCGTAGTAGCAGTCGGACAGGGCCGAGGCCACCAGGTGCGTGGTGTGGGCCGAGACGTTGCCCGACTCGTGGTCGGAGTGGAGGATGAAGTACATCCGCGCCACGTCATCGTAGGGCTGCGGGATGCCCATCATGTGGGCGAAGTTGCCGCCGAGGTCGAGTTCAGGGTCTGCCGCGATGGGGGTGTCGGCCTTGTACTTCATGCGATAGATGTAGGCCGCGATGGCCGGGAGCTTGGCCAGCAGGTTCGAGGCGTCCTCGTACATCGGATCCCAGTACTCGAACTTGGTCATTCCCTCGTTGTAGCGGCGGGCGAAGTTGGACTCCCGCTGCATGGCCAGGATCGCCGCGGAGAACATCGTCATCGGGTGGGTGTCGCGGGGCATGGTGCGCAGCAGGTCGTGGACGTACTCCGGCACTCGGGACCGGGCTTTGAAATCGCGGACCACTTCCAGGGTCTGCTCCGGGGTAGGCACCTCACCGGTCAACAGGAAGTACCAGAACCCCTCCACGTAGGGGTAGTCGCTCCCGGGAGCCTTGGGCAGGGCTGCGAAAGTCTCCGGGATGGTCTTGCCGCGGAAGCGGATCCCCTCGTGGGGATCGAGGTAGGAGATGTCGGTGACCAGGCAGCGGACACCGCGGGCCCCGCCGATCGCCTGGGCGATGGTCACCTTGCCCAGCTCCACGTCGCCGTGCTCCTTGAGCAGGCGCGCGATGCGGGGGCGATGGGCCTCGATCTTCTGGAACAGGGTCTGCTTGAGCGTGGACATGGGGCGAATCTCCTGCCCGCCGCCGGCACGGGCGACGCTGGACCTTCAAGTGGGGGTGACTGACAAGCCGATAATACAGACGCCGTCAGCGAGAACCAACTCGAGTCGGCAAGGGGCGTGCCCGGGCCGGCTTCGGGAGTCGTGGAAAATGTTTTAAGTCCTTATAAAAGCAGCGAGTTCCGGGTTCTCTCGCAGTTGGGCGAGCTGGCTCGGCGTAGGCCTCTGGGGCCGGTCCCGGCAGGTGGAGACCAGGCAGAGGAAACCCAGGGGCGCATCCGGGGCGGCGCGGAATTGGTGCCAGCACCCGGGAGGAACGCTGACCAGGTCGAAGGGGGCCAGATCGTAGACCCGGTTTTCGACCAGACCTCGGCCGCGCCCGTTGAGAATCATCACCGCGTGGGTGTGGGTGTGCCGCTCGAGGGTCGAGTGTCCGCCCGGCTCGATGGCGAAGTAGCGGAGCTGGGCATCGAGCTCACCCGGTCCGTCGAAGAGGACCTGGCGGCTGATGCTCCTGAAATGGGTGCCGGCGGGCTTGTAGTCCAGCACTTCCACCCCTTTCCACCGGAAGCCGTCGAGAAACTTCCTGACGACGTTCATGACGAGTCTCCTGCCGCCGTCACGGCGGCGACGAATCGCCGGCAGCGGTCTTCGAGGCGGTCGGGCGGCAGATGCAGGCTGCCGCCGATCAGCAGCATCACGTCCATGCCGTAGAAGGCGACGATTTCGGGTACCTGGTGCAGATCCATGCCCCCGGCAGGCACCGGCAGGCTGGGCTTACGCGCCCGGTCCGTGTCCCGGAGTCGTTCGGCGATGTGACGGCAGGTAGCCGGAGTCCAGGCGAAGCGTCCGCCGTGATGGGGAAAGATCACCCCGTCGGCGCCGAAGGCCCGGAAGACCCGGCCCAGCAGGGCCGGAGGGGCCAGGCCCCGTCCACCGGCCAGGGCGGGATGGGCGAGGATGGCCAGCTCGCGCCGGCGGGCCAACTCCGGCATCAGTGCCGGACCGGACAACATGGGCTCGATCATCACGGCCCGTATGTCGAGCCGTCGGCAGAGGTCGATCTGCTTTTCAAGGGACTCGCCGACGGCCAGCAGGTTGGGAACGTAGAGAGTCCGGCCGCCGTGCCGGGCGTTGGCCTCGCTGACGGCCTGTGCGCAGCGGCGGACCCGTTGTTCGAAAGGGCAGAAGGCCTGGTCCGCCAGGCCATGATCATCCTTGACCAGGTCGATGCCCGCCGCGGCGAGTCGCCCCGCCAGTTCAGCCAGGTCCTCCGGAGCGAGCCCCATGGGTTTGAGAGCGGTACATGCCAGGGGGCGCCCCCAGGCGCCGGTCAACGAGCGCAGGCCCTCGATGCCGAAGGCCGGGCCCGGCAGCACGGGGTCGAGGGATGCCGGGAAGGTGATCTCTTCGAGCACGATGTCGTCATGCAGGGACGAGTTGCCGAAGAGCAGATTGAGCAGTTGCAGGGGGCATTCGCCCGCGGTGGCGGGGGGGTAGCCCAGGGTGACGCGATAACCCCGGGCATCGTGCTCAGGCGGGGTGAGCACCCGCGGCAGGATCGACGCCTCGTCGAAGCCGCGGGGAAGCGCCTGCCGAGGCAGTTCCACGGTCTGCTCGAGGCCGAGGGCTTCGATGCGCGCCGGCGCCTGCTCCAAGGAACCGCGCACCGAGTAGGTGACGGCGATCAACTCGTCGTTCATGGCCTCGATTCTACCCAATCGATGGGCTGAAGCCGGAGATGCGCGTCCCGGGCGCCCGGTTTCAGGCGGGATATTTGCCGACGATGTAGTCGGTCAGATACTGCACCTGAGCCTTGCGGTCGCGGGAGATCTGTCGGACCAGGTCGCCGATCGAGATCACTCCCGCCAGCTTGCCGTTGTCCATGACGGGCAGGTGGCGCACTCGCTTCTCCGTCATCACCGCCATGCACTCCTCGACGCTGGCATCCGGATCGACGAAGACGATTTTTTCGGCGCCGGTCATGATCTCGCTGACGGGAGTTTCGCGGGAGGTGCGGCCCTGCAGGACGACCCGGGAGAGGTAATCCCGCTCGGTGAGGATGCCGAGAATCTCGCTGCCGTCCATGACGAGCAGTGAGCCGACGTTCTTGTCCACCATCAGCCGGATGGCGTCGATCACCTTCTCCTGGGGGCCGATGGTGTAGACCTCCCTGCCCTTGCGCTCGAGAATCGATGAGGCCTTACCCATGAGAACTCCTTTCGTGACCTGCAATTATAACACATGGGGTCTGGCGCGTAAGTCTTTTCCCGGCGGAGCCGGTGGGCGCATCAACGAGTGGGTGGAAGAGGCGTGGCGAACAGGGTTTCCAAGGTCACCTTCTCCCGGAGCCGGAAGAGTAACTCCCGAGCGCCGCCGAAGGGAAAGGCATCGGCCAGGGGCAGGAGAAAGTCCCGGTGGCACCGGCCGCGGCGATAGGCGGGTTCTCGGGGGGGGTGCGCCAGGTAGCGTTCGATGAGCGGCAACTCCGGGTCGGCCAGCAGGGTGGTCGAGTAGTAGAGCAGGTTCCGCGAGCGGTAGATACAGGAGCCGCCGATCTTCCTGCCGCCGAGACTCAGGTCGGACGTGCCTTCTCGGCGGACTCCGTCGATGCCACAGGCCGCCAGCACGCCGCACAGCCAAGTGGAAATCCAGTCGAAGTGCCGCCGAATGGCGCCGAAACCCGGCACCGGCAGCACCACCGAGATCAGCAGGTTGCCGGGATCGATCAGGACGCTGCAACCGCCCCCCCTGCGGCGGCTGACCGGAATCGGGGCCGTGCGCCAGGCGTCCACGAGCAGCTCGACGGCCGGATCGCTGCTGCGGCCGAGCACCACCTGGATGCCGGTGGCGCGTTGCAGGCGCACCCGCCCCCGGCCCTGGTGGGCCACGGCCGTGAGCAGGTCCTCGTCCGCGGTGTAGGCCGTGATCGGCGGGCCACCGGGAAAGAGTCGGGTCGCTGCCGGAGCCACGGTACCGGCTCGACGGCTAGCGGCTGGTGATGTGGATCGCCGCTCCCAGGGCCACTTCCGCCGCCTCGCACAGACCCTCGGAGAGCGTGGGGTGGGGGTGGATGGTGGCGGCCAGGTCCTCGAGGGTGGCGCCCATCTCGATGGCCAGGGCGCCTTCGGCGACCAGTTCCGATGCATGGGGACCGACCATGCCCACTCCCAGCAGCAGTCCCGAGTCCGGGTCGGAGATCACCTTGAACGCGCCGTCGGGCCCGCCCAGGGTGCGGGCGCGGCCCAAGGCGGCGAGGGGGAAGCGCCCTACCTTGACGGGACGACCTTCCTCCCGGGCCTGGTCTTCGGTCAGGCCGGCCCAGGCCACCTCCGGCCGCGTGAAGACCACCGCGGGGATGGCCCGATTGTCGAAGGCCGCGCTGTGTCCGGCCAGGGCCTCGGCGGCCACCTTGCCCTGTCGGGAGGCTTTGTGGGCCAGCATCGGCCCCGGCGTGACGTCACCGATGGCGTAGATCGAAGGTTCGGCAGTGCGACACTGGTCGTCGATTTCGATCCAACCCTGCTCGTCGACCTTCACCCCGGTGTGTTCGAGGCCCAGGTCGCCGGTGTTGGGCTTGCGTCCGACGGCCACCAGGACCTGGTCGAAGGTGCGCTCGAGAGTTTTGCCCTTGGCCTCGATGGTGACCTTGAAACCGCCGCTCCCGACCTTTTCGATACCGGTCACCCTGGCTTCGAGCATGACTTCTTCGAAGGCCGACTTGGCGCTCTTGGCCACTGGGCGCACCAGGTCCTTGTCGGCGCCGGTCAGCAGGGAGGGGAGCATCTCCACCACGCTGACCTTCGAGCCCAGGCCCGCGTAGACGAAGCCCAGTTCGAGGCCGATGTACCCGCCTCCGATCACCAGCAGCGAGGTGGGGATCTCCCCGACCTCCAGCGCCTCCCGGCTGGTCCACAGGTCGAGGCCCTCCATCATCGGCAGCCGGACGATGCTCGAGCCGGTGGCGACGATGGCGTGGCGGAATTCGATACCCGCCACGTCGGCGCCCGCCAGTTGCAGCTTGCGCGGCCCCTCGAAACGGGCACGGGCCTGGATCACTTCCACGCCCCGGGCCTTGAGCAACTGGTCGACGCCGCGGCTGAGAACCGTGACGACCTTCTCCTTGTGGGTTCGCAGGGCCCCCGCATCGATGCTCACTTCACCGCATACCACGCCGAAGGACTTGCCGTGGCGGGCGGCCTCGGCGATCTCCACGCTGTGGATCAGGGTCTTGGAGGGGATGCAGCCCTCGAGCAGGCAGACCCCACCGCGGCGGGGACGCTCTTCGACGAGAATCACTTCCCGGCCCAGGTCGGCGGCTCGGAGGGCGGCGACGTATCCCCCGGGTCCGCCGCCGATCACCACAACGTCCGTCTGTTGGCTGAGACTTCCCATGACCATCGTGGTCTCCTTCCCGCTGCCTGCGTCGGGCAGCTAGCGCTCCAAGAGCCAGGTCAGGGGGCTCGAGAGCAACTCGCCCAGGCGCTTGATGAAACGTGCCGCATCGGCGCCGTCGGCGATACGGTGATCGAACGCGAGGGTCAGCGGCAAAATCGTGCGGACGACGATCTCTCCCTCCCGCACCACCGCCTTCTGCTCGGCGCGGCCCATGCCCAGGATCGCCACCTCCGGGTAGTTGATGGTGGGGATCAGCCGAGTGCCCGCGATGGGGCCCACGTTGGTGATCGTGAAGGTGCCGCCCTGCATCTGGGCCGGCCCCAGCGTACCGCCCCGGGCTTCGAGGGCCAGCCGTTCGATTTCGGCCGAGATTTCGAGAATGCTCTTGGTCCGGGTGTCCTGGATCACTGGAACCAGCAGGCCTCGGGGAGTATCGGCGGCGAAACCAATGTTGTAGTAGTGCTTGGTGATGATCTCCTCCCGATGGGGATCGAGGGAGGCGTTGAACATCGGGAACTCCACCAGGCACTCGGTGACGGCCTTGACCACGAAAGGCAACAGGGAGAGTTTGCCGCCGGCCTCGTTCCCGTGCGTGGCTTTCCGCTGTTGCCGGAAAGCTTCGAGGTCGGTGACGTCCACGTCGTCCATCAGCGCCACGTGGGGGACGACCACCATCGACGTGACCATCTTTCGCGCCACCTTGCGGCGGATGGAGCGCACGGGTTCGCGTTCGATGGGGCCTTGGGCCTCGAAGTCCGGCAGGGCATCGAGGTGGAAGAAGGGGATCGTGGCGGAGCCGGTCGCGCCGCCGCCGCCGGTCGGGTCGGCAGGCGCTTGTCCCGCCGCGAAGCGTTCGAGGTCTTCGGTGGTGACCCGACCCGCGGGTCCACTGCCCGGCACCTGGTGCAGGTCGATGCCCATTTCCCGCGCCCGGCGTCGCACGACGGGCGCGGCGGGCACCGGCCCGACCCGCACCAGGCCCGCATCGGCGGCCGGGGCCGGGGCGGGGGCCGGAGCCGGGGCGGGGGGAGGGGCCGCCTTCGCCGGGGTCGCCGGACCGGTGGGAGTCGCCTCCTCTTCCGGTGCGGCCTGGTCGCCGTCGGCCTGCGATCCGTCGTCGATCACGGCGATGATCGAGCCGACCTCGATGGTGCCGCCGACGGGGCCGCCGAGGCGCACGATCTTGCCTGCCCTGGGCGAGGGGATCGTCACCGCGGCCTTGTCGGTCTCCACGTCGACCAGCGGAGCGTCCTCGGCGATGGCGTCACCTTCCTGGACGTACCACTTGAGAATCTCCCCCTCGTGAATACCTTCACCGAGATCGGGAAGCTTGAACTTGAACACCACGACCTCCTCAACTAGAAATCGAGGGTTTCCTCGATTGCCCGGCGGATGGAGTCCACGCCAGGGAAATAGGCTTGCTCACGGCCGAAGTAGGGGGTGACCACGTCATGGCTGCCGACCCGGCCTACGGGAGCCTCCAGGTAGAGCAGGGCTTTGTCGTTGATGCGCGCGATGATCTCCGAGGCGGGGCCGAGGCTCAGCGGAGCCTCCTGGACGATCACGCAGCGCCCGGTCTTCTTGACCGATCCGATGATCGTCGCGGTATCCATCGGCGAAATGCTCAGCAAGTCGATGATCTCGACGGAAACCCCGCGCTGGGCCCTGGCCTCCCCGGCCGCCTCGATGGCCATGCGCAACATCGCGCCCCAGCTCACCAGGGTCAGGTCGGAACCTTCTTGGATGACCTGGGCCTTGCCGATGGGCCAGGTTTCGCTCTCTTCGGGGACTTCCTCGCGGAAGGCCCGGTACGAGCGCTTGGGCTCCATGAAGACGACCGTGTCCTCATCGCGGATTGCGGCCGTCAGCAACGCCCGGGCGTTTCGCGGTCCGGACGGTATCACCACCTTGATGCCTGGTATGTGGGCGAACATCGCCTCGCGGCTTTCGGAGTGATGCTCGAGCGCGCGTACGCCGCCGCCGTAGGGCATGCGCACGACCAGCGGTACCGTCAGGTGTCCGTGCGTCCGGCTGCGGTAGCGCGAACAGTGCCCCTCGAGATGGCCCATCATCAGGTAGGAGAAGCCCGAGAACTGCATCTCGGCTACCGGCCTGAGCCCTGCCAGCGCCATGCCCACGGCGCTGCCGAGGATGCCCGATTCGGCCAGTGGCGTGTCGATCACCCGCCGCTCGCCGAATTCCTTGTAGAGGCCGGCGGTCACCCGGAACACGCCCTCGTTGATTCCCACGTCCTGACCCATGACGAGCACGCTCTCGTCGCGCTTCATTTCCTCGTGCAGGGCGAGATTGATCGCCTGGACCATGTTCATCCTAGGCATTCGAGTCCCCTTCACCTTGGCGGGCCAGGAAGGCCGCGCGTTGCTCTTCGATTTCGGGATAGGATTCCGCCCAGACATGGTCGAAGAGGATGTCGGGTTTGGCGCGTACCCCCTGCTCGTAGACTTTCACCTCGGCGTCGATCTGCTGCTTGACCTGGGCCAATAGGGATTCTTCCTCGCTCTCGCTCCACAGCTTGCGCCGGTCGAGCAGGCGCCGCATGCGCCGGAGAGGGTCGCGGTCCTGCCAGGTCTGGACTTCCTCGTCGTCGCGATATTTGCTCGGGTCATCGGCGGTGGTGTGCATCATCAGGCGGTAGGTGAGGGCCTCGATCAGGGTCGGACCTTCCCCCGCCCGGGCCCGCTCGAGGGCCTCGCGGGTCGCTGCATACATCGCCAGCGGGTCGTTGCCATCGACCCGCACTCCCGGGATGCCGTAGGCCACGGCCTTCTGGGCCACGGTCTCGGAGTGCATCTGACGCTGAATCGGGGTCGAGATCGCCCACTGGTTGTTCTGGCAGATGAAGACCACGGGGGCTTTCCACACCGCGGCGAAGTTCAGGCCTTCGTGGAAATCACCCTCGGAAGTGGCGCCGTCGCCGAAAAAGCAGAGCACGGCGCTCTTCTCGCTCTTGTACTTCATCGCGTAGGCCACACCGGCGGCGTGGGGGATCTGGGAGGCGACGATCACCGCGATGGGGAGCGTGCGTTTCACACCGGGGAAAATGTTGCCCTCTTCGAAGCCGCCCCAGAACAGCAGCACCCGGTGCAGGGGAACCCCTCGCATCAGCAGCGCTCCGAGTTCCCGGAAAGCCGGGACGAGCCAGTCGCTGTCTTCCATGGCCATGGCGGGACCGCAGGCGGCGGCTTCCTGGCCGGTGGAGGGGCTGAAGGTGCCCAGGCGGCCCTGGCGTTGGAGACGCAGCATGCGCTGGTCGGCCTCCCGGGCCAGGACCATGTGGCGGTAGAGGGCCACCAGGCGCTCATCGCTGAGCCCCGGATCGAGCTTCGTGTTGACCACACCCTTCTGATCGAGGATGCGCAGGTAGGGGATGGTGAACTTGTAGGTCTGCTTGGCAGGCATCTAGCGCAGGCTCCCTGGGGGCGAGACGGTCCTCCGGCCGGTGGGGTGGAAGAGAAACCGCGGTAGGAGATCGTTGCCGACGGTCGCGGCGAACGGAAGGGCCTCGAAAGGCCCAGCCGAGGCTACACGGCGCACGCTCACGGGGCAAAAAACACGGCCCGGAGACCCGGTGCGAGGCGGCCTGACGGCCCACGTGGCGAGCGATGACATCCGGGACTCTCTCCATTCGCACGGGGGCGTACTGATGTGCTAGTTAGTTAGTTACTGCCCATGATAGCCGACCGCTTCGGCCGGGCCGGAGCGTTGCGCATCAGCCGGGTCGCGGCGCACGGTAGACCCGGCCGCCGATCTTAACCCATCCTCTGTTAGAGGAAGGGGCAGCGACCGCCCCAGCCGCTGCCCCGTGGCATCCATCCGGCGGCGGGTGTCAGCGGGCCAGTTCCTCGTCGATGATCTGCGCGAAGGCTTCGAAGGGCTGGGCACCGCTGAGGAAGCGGCCGTTGATGAAGAAGGCCGGGGTTCCCGAGACGCCGGCGGCGGCTCCGGCCTTCTGATCGGCGGCGATCTCCTCGGCCTTCGAGCCGCTGTCGAGACAGGCCTTGAACTTGTCCATGTCCAGGCCGATCTGGGAGGCGTAGGACACGAGTTGCTCGGGGGCCAGGGCCTTCTGGTTGTCGAAGAGCAGCTTGTGCATTTCCCAGTACTTGTCCTGGTCGCCCGCACAGGCAGCGGCCTCGTGGGCCTTTTGGGCGTGGCGATGGAAACTCAGCGGGAAGTCGCGGAAGACGATGCGCACCTTGCCGGCGTACTTCTCCTTGATTTGATCGATGGTCTTCTCGGCGCGGGCGCAGTAGGGACACTCGAAGTCGGAGAACTCGATGATGGTCACCGGAGCGTCCTTGGGGCCCCATGCTGGATTCCCCGCTTCAGCCACCTTGACCCGCGGTGGGTCGAGGAAAACCGCGACCTCGGCTGCCTTGCGCAGCCGGGAGATGATCTCGTTGAACAGCTCCTGCTTCTTCATCAACCCCAGGCGCTGAACGATCTGGGGCCGAGCCTGTTCGAGGGTCTTGCCGCCGAGGCGTGACTTGTACTTGTTGTAAAAGTCCTGGATTTCCTGGTCGGTGGGCTGGCCGGCCTTGCTTTCAATCTCGGCGTTGATGAATTCTTCGAGGGTTTGTCCCTTTTTCGTGGCGGCTTCGTTGAGCAGCATCTCGTCGATCACCTGGTCGAGGGCGCCCTTGAGGATGTCGTATTCCTTCTGCCGCAGCTCGGCAAGCTGGGAAGCGGCCGCTTCGAGTACCTGGGTCTTGGTGATCTCCTGTCCACCGACGCGGGCGAGCACCTCGGGCTGTCCAGCACCGACAGGCAGTGCCGCCGGGCAGAGGACGACGAGGATCAGGGAGAGGGGAAGCCACGTGCGAAATCTTGTCATAATCGAGTATCTCCTGGTATGCGCCAGGGCACCAAACCGCATGCCCGATATCGATTCCGGGGCCGGAAGCGCCACTGCCACAGATTGTCGAGGTAGGCTACTCTACCCCTGAACCGCTTGCCCCGCCTGTGCGCGCTCCCCCGAGGGGCGCTGTGGCGTGGTCGGGAGCGGGACGAGGTGATCGTGACACAGCAGCGTGATGACAGTTTTCGGCTGAGGCCTTCGCCTCGCCATCGCCCGCCGGAAGGGCCCCTTGTTCTGCTGATTCTCGATGGTGTGGGGGTGGGAACCGGCGATGCCTTCGATGCTGTCGCCCAGGCCCGTACACCCCAACTCGATGCCCTGCGTGGCAAGGCCCTGGTGCGCACCCTCCGTGCCCACGGGACCTGGGTCGGCCTGCCGTCGGACAAGGACATGGGTAATTCGGAGGTGGGGCACAACGCCCTGGGGGCCGGTCGTGTCTTCGACCAGGGAGCCAAGCTCGTCGACCAGGCCATCGCCGGCGGAGCGATCTGGCAGGGCCCCTGGCGGGAACTGATCGAGCCCCTGCTGGATAGCGGCGGGACGCTGCACTTGATCGGCCTGCTTTCCGACGGCAACGTTCACTCCCACGAGAAGCAGCTTTTCGCCCTGATTCGCCGGGCGGCCGAGGAGGGAGTTTCGCGGGTCAGGGTCCATGTGCTGCTCGACGGTCGGGACGTGCCCGAAACCTCGGCCTTGACCTATCTCGATCGGCTCGAGGCCCTGCTCGCCGAAATCGGGGGGCGGCCGGATCGCGACTACTGCATCGCATCCGGGGGGGGGCGGATGGTCACCACGATGGATCGCTACGAGGCCGACTGGGAGATCGTCGCCCGGGGATATCGCGCCCATGTCCACGGCGAGGGCCGGGGGTTCGGCAGTGCGCGGCAGGCGGTGGAGACCTATCGGAGCGAGCAGCCGGGCCTGGTGGACCAGTACCTGCCTCCTTTCGTGGTCGTCGATGGCGCGGGTCGGCCCGTGGGGCGGATCGTCGATGGCGACAGCGTGATCTTTTTCAACTTTCGGGGTGACCGGGCGATCGAGATCTCCCGGGCCTTCGAGGAGGGCGACGGCTTCTGTGCGTTCGACCGCGGATGCCGGCCCGACGTGCGCTATGCGGGCATGATGCTCTACGACGGGGACCTGGGAATTCCCCGGCGCTACCTGGTGGCCCCTCCCCGGATCACCCGGACGATCAGCGAGTACCTGGCCCATACCGACTTGCGGCAATTCGCCTGCGCCGAGACCCAGAAATTCGGTCATGTGACCTACTTCTGGAACGGGAATCGTTCCGGTAAATTCAGTGTCGAGACCGAGGACTACCTGGAGATTCCCTCCGACCAGGTGCCCTTCGACCAGCGCCCGTGGATGAAGTCCGCGGAGACTGCCGACGCGGTGATCGAGCAACTCGCAACAGGGCGCCACCGTTTTCTCCGGGCGAACTTCGCCGCCGGTGACATGGTGGGGCATACGGGCGACCTCGAGGCGGCGATCCTTGCGGTGCAGGCCGTCGACTTGCAGATCGGTCGTATTCTGCCCGAACTCCGGAGGGTGAGGGGCACGCTGGTGATCACCGCGGACCATGGCAACTCCGACGATATGGTCGAGCGTGGCGCCGACGGTCGTCCCAAGCTCGATGCCGACGGCCGGCCCAGGCCGAGGACCTCCCATTCCCTCAACCCGGTGGAGTTCATGGTGCAGGACTACTCCGGCCGCCCCCTGGCCTTGCGGGCGGATCTTCCCGAGGCCGGCTTGAGCCACGTGGCGGCCACGCTACTGGAGCTGCTGGGTTTCGAGCCGCCGCCCGGATACGATGCGAGCCTGTTGGGGGAGGGGCAGTGATGGCCGAAGAAAAGTCACGGGTGAATCTGGCGGAGCTGGCCCCCGGCCTGATCGTGGCCATGCCCCAGCTCGTCGACCCCAATTTCAATCGTACGGTGGTGCTCTTGATCAAGGCCAACGAGGAGGGAGCCTTGGGGGTCGTGATCAATCGCTCTACGGGTGTGAGCTTGCGGGAATTTCTAGGCTACCAGGACGTGGAGTACGCCGGCCCGGCCGAGATCGAGGTCAATCTGGGCGGTCCCGTGGAACAGGACTCCCACCTGTTGGTGCTGCACGGAGAAGAACCGGTGTTCGGGGGGGGCAGCGAGGACGAATTGGCGTTGGCCGAGGGGGTGCGGCTGGTCACGGCCCGCGAGGGCCTGGCGATCCTGGCCGAGCGGGGCGCCGAGCGCCTGCGCTGCTACGTGGGCTATGCCGGCTGGGCTCCGGGGCAACTGGAGTGGGAGCTCAGCGAAGGTGCGTGGGTGCCTCTGCCCTGCGAAGCCAGCCTGGTCTTCGATGAGCCCCTGGGGCGGGTCTGGGGGCAGGCCCTGCGCCGGGCAGGCCTCGACCCGGTGAGCCTCGTGCCGGGCGGAGCTGTCAACTAGAGGCTCATCGGTGCGAATTTCCGGGTGAATCCGGACTAATACGTATCCTTCCGAACAGTTACCGCGTCGGGGAGAAGAAAAACAGGGGAAAGAATTCCCCCGAAACCAAATATTTGTTGCAGGAGGAGAGGGCCGCCCCGTATCTTCCGGGCGACCAAGCCTTCGCTCGATCTTGGGAGGATGGGACTCGTGTGGGTCGACCGAGGGAAGGCCGTGCTCGTCTCGTTGGCGGTGGTTCTGGCAGGACTTTACGGAGGGGGTCCTGTCTCGAGCAGCGGCAATATCGAGCCCGAACTTTCCGATACTTTGCATCAGGCGGCACCCGACGCGATGGTGCCGATCGTAGTCCGACTCAGCTTGCCTTCCGGGGGCCAGGGGCTCAGGGGGGCCGCGCGACTGGCCTGGCAGCGGCGGCAGGCTGCGGAAGTGGGCGGTGAAGTTCTGCGTTTCCTCCGCTCTTACGAGGCGTCGGGAAGGGTTCGACGGCCCCGCCTGCTGTGGATCAATCGCTCGATTTCGGTCCGGGTGACTCCCGATGTGGCCTGGGCCGTGACCCAGATCGACGGGGTTTCCCAGGTTCTTCTCGATCGGGAGATCCCCCCCACCTGGAAGGATGGCGATCAGTCGGGTCCCAATCCCAACGCGTCGGTGACCGAGACGCTGCGCCGCATGAATGTCGACCAGGTCTGGCAGGAGGGCTACACGGGCAAGGGCGTGGTGCTGGCGTTGATCGACACGGGTGTCGACCGCACCCACCCGGACCTGGCGGACCACATCTGGACGAACCCCGGTGAGGTTCCCGGTGACGGCATCGACAACGACAACAACGGCTACGTGGACGATGTCAACGGCTGGGATTTTCTGGACGACGACCCGAACCCCGACGACGATGACGGCCACGGGACGAACATGGCGGGTATCGCTGTCGGCGATGGGACCGACGGAACCCAGACCGGTGCCGCCCCCGATGCGGAGCTGATGGTCCTCCGGCG from Acidobacteriota bacterium includes the following:
- a CDS encoding CBS domain-containing protein — protein: MGKASSILERKGREVYTIGPQEKVIDAIRLMVDKNVGSLLVMDGSEILGILTERDYLSRVVLQGRTSRETPVSEIMTGAEKIVFVDPDASVEECMAVMTEKRVRHLPVMDNGKLAGVISIGDLVRQISRDRKAQVQYLTDYIVGKYPA
- a CDS encoding RuBisCO large subunit C-terminal-like domain-containing protein, with product MNDELIAVTYSVRGSLEQAPARIEALGLEQTVELPRQALPRGFDEASILPRVLTPPEHDARGYRVTLGYPPATAGECPLQLLNLLFGNSSLHDDIVLEEITFPASLDPVLPGPAFGIEGLRSLTGAWGRPLACTALKPMGLAPEDLAELAGRLAAAGIDLVKDDHGLADQAFCPFEQRVRRCAQAVSEANARHGGRTLYVPNLLAVGESLEKQIDLCRRLDIRAVMIEPMLSGPALMPELARRRELAILAHPALAGGRGLAPPALLGRVFRAFGADGVIFPHHGGRFAWTPATCRHIAERLRDTDRARKPSLPVPAGGMDLHQVPEIVAFYGMDVMLLIGGSLHLPPDRLEDRCRRFVAAVTAAGDSS
- a CDS encoding citrate (Si)-synthase, whose protein sequence is MSTLKQTLFQKIEAHRPRIARLLKEHGDVELGKVTIAQAIGGARGVRCLVTDISYLDPHEGIRFRGKTIPETFAALPKAPGSDYPYVEGFWYFLLTGEVPTPEQTLEVVRDFKARSRVPEYVHDLLRTMPRDTHPMTMFSAAILAMQRESNFARRYNEGMTKFEYWDPMYEDASNLLAKLPAIAAYIYRMKYKADTPIAADPELDLGGNFAHMMGIPQPYDDVARMYFILHSDHESGNVSAHTTHLVASALSDCYYALSAGINGLAGPLHGLANQEVLRWTQALMDRLGNQEPTEEVIEKALWETLNSGQVIPGYGHAVLRKTDPRYTSQREFCLKHLPDDPLFKLVNMVYQVAPKVLQEHGKAKNPWPNVDAQS
- a CDS encoding cupin domain-containing protein — translated: MNVVRKFLDGFRWKGVEVLDYKPAGTHFRSISRQVLFDGPGELDAQLRYFAIEPGGHSTLERHTHTHAVMILNGRGRGLVENRVYDLAPFDLVSVPPGCWHQFRAAPDAPLGFLCLVSTCRDRPQRPTPSQLAQLRENPELAAFIRT
- a CDS encoding dihydrolipoamide acetyltransferase family protein, encoding MFKFKLPDLGEGIHEGEILKWYVQEGDAIAEDAPLVDVETDKAAVTIPSPRAGKIVRLGGPVGGTIEVGSIIAVIDDGSQADGDQAAPEEEATPTGPATPAKAAPPPAPAPAPAPAPAADAGLVRVGPVPAAPVVRRRAREMGIDLHQVPGSGPAGRVTTEDLERFAAGQAPADPTGGGGATGSATIPFFHLDALPDFEAQGPIEREPVRSIRRKVARKMVTSMVVVPHVALMDDVDVTDLEAFRQQRKATHGNEAGGKLSLLPFVVKAVTECLVEFPMFNASLDPHREEIITKHYYNIGFAADTPRGLLVPVIQDTRTKSILEISAEIERLALEARGGTLGPAQMQGGTFTITNVGPIAGTRLIPTINYPEVAILGMGRAEQKAVVREGEIVVRTILPLTLAFDHRIADGADAARFIKRLGELLSSPLTWLLER
- the lpdA gene encoding dihydrolipoyl dehydrogenase, with translation MVMGSLSQQTDVVVIGGGPGGYVAALRAADLGREVILVEERPRRGGVCLLEGCIPSKTLIHSVEIAEAARHGKSFGVVCGEVSIDAGALRTHKEKVVTVLSRGVDQLLKARGVEVIQARARFEGPRKLQLAGADVAGIEFRHAIVATGSSIVRLPMMEGLDLWTSREALEVGEIPTSLLVIGGGYIGLELGFVYAGLGSKVSVVEMLPSLLTGADKDLVRPVAKSAKSAFEEVMLEARVTGIEKVGSGGFKVTIEAKGKTLERTFDQVLVAVGRKPNTGDLGLEHTGVKVDEQGWIEIDDQCRTAEPSIYAIGDVTPGPMLAHKASRQGKVAAEALAGHSAAFDNRAIPAVVFTRPEVAWAGLTEDQAREEGRPVKVGRFPLAALGRARTLGGPDGAFKVISDPDSGLLLGVGMVGPHASELVAEGALAIEMGATLEDLAATIHPHPTLSEGLCEAAEVALGAAIHITSR